The following are encoded in a window of Rosa chinensis cultivar Old Blush chromosome 4, RchiOBHm-V2, whole genome shotgun sequence genomic DNA:
- the LOC112197037 gene encoding auxin efflux carrier component 3 — translation MISWNDLYKVLTAVVPLYVAMILAYGSVRWWKIFSPDQCSGINRFVAIFAVPLLSFHFISTNDPYNMNFRFIAADTLQKIIMLFALALWTNFTRNGSLEWMITIFSLSTLPNTLVMGIPLLIAMYGHRIPESGSLMVQVVVLQCIIWYTLLLFLFEYRGAKLLIMEQFPETAASIVSFKVDSDVMSLDGRDFLETDAEIGDDGKLHVKVRKSNASRRSLSAMTPRPSNLTGAEIYSLSSSRNPTPRGSNFNPSDFYSMMGVQGFNTRHSNFGPADLYSVQSSRGPTPRPSNFEENSAPMAQTVTSPRFGFYPAQTVPSSYPAPNPEFSAPLTKTTSKNNQPQPQPQPPPQQVNSNNSSKANHDAKELHMFVWSSSNSPVSEGGGLHVFGGPDFAASEQSGRSDQGAKEIRMLVADHPQNGETKVAVAESDGDHYHHGGEAFTFTGKVDQGEEEREKEGPTGLNKQGSSSTAELHGKGGGGGGVGVDHESSGGKQMPPASVMTRLILIMVWRKLIRNPNTYSSLIGLIWSLIAFRWGVAMPKIIEKSISILSDAGLGMAMFSLGLFMALQPKIIACGNSVAGFAMAVRFLTGPAVMAAASIAVGLRGTLLHLAIVQAALPQGIVPFVFAKEYNVHPSILSTAVIFGMLIALPITLVYYIVLGL, via the exons atgattTCCTGGAACGACCTCTACAAGGTCTTGACGGCGGTGGTGCCTCTCTACGTGGCCATGATCTTAGCCTACGGCTCCGTGCGGTGGTGGAAGATCTTCTCCCCGGACCAATGCTCCGGCATCAACCGTTTCGTCGCAATCTTCGCAGTTCCTCTTCTCTCCTTCCACTTCATCTCCACCAACGACCCTTACAACATGAACTTCCGCTTCATCGCCGCCGACACTCTCCAGAAGATCATCATGCTCTTCGCCCTGGCCCTCTGGACCAACTTCACCCGAAACGGAAGCCTCGAGTGGATGATCACGATTTTCTCGCTCTCCACGCTTCCCAATACTCTGGTCATGGGAATCCCGCTGCTGATCGCCATGTACGGCCACCGAATCCCGGAGTCCGGCAGCCTCATGGTCCAGGTCGTCGTGCTCCAGTGCATCATCTGGTACACTCTGCTACTCTTCCTCTTCGAGTACCGCGGCGCCAAGCTGCTGATAATGGAGCAGTTCCCGGAGACCGCCGCCTCCATCGTCTCCTTCAAGGTCGACTCCGACGTCATGTCCCTCGACGGCCGCGACTTCCTCGAAACCGACGCCGAGATCGGCGACGACGGCAAGCTCCACGTCAAGGTGAGGAAGTCCAACGCGTCCAGACGGTCGCTCTCCGCAATGACGCCTCGGCCGTCCAACCTCACCGGAGCCGAGATTTACAGCCTCAGCTCTTCCCGGAATCCCACTCCCCGTGGCTCCAATTTCAACCCCTCCGATTTTTACTCCATGATGGGAGTCCAGGGCTTCAATACCCGCCACTCCAATTTCGGACCCGCCGACTTGTACTCGGTTCAGTCCTCCCGAGGTCCGACTCCCAGACCCTCCAATTTCGAAGAGAATTCTGCCCCAATGGCGCAGACGGTTACTTCTCCCCGGTTCGGGTTTTACCCGGCCCAGACTGTCCCCTCGTCGTACCCGGCTCCGAATCCGGAATTCTCCGCCCCCCTCACTAAAACAACCTCCAAAAATAACCAACCGCAACCCCAACCCCAACCGCCGCCGCAGCAGGTTAACTCCAACAACAGTAGCAAAGCGAATCACGACGCGAAAGAGCTCCACATGTTCGTTTGGAGCTCCAGCAATTCCCCTGTTTCCGAAGGCGGAGGGCTCCACGTCTTCGGCGGACCTGACTTCGCCGCGTCGGAGCAATCGGGGCGGTCCGATCAGGGCGCCAAGGAGATCAGGATGTTGGTTGCTGACCACCCCCAGAATGGAGAAACCAAAG TGGCGGTTGCGGAGAGTGACGGCGATCACTACCACCACGGCGGAGAAGCCTTCACGTTCACCGGAAAGGTTGATcagggagaggaggagagagaaaaggaggGGCCAACCGGACTTAACAAGCAGGGGTCGAGCTCCACTGCCGAGCTACACGGGaaaggtggaggaggaggaggagtgggGGTTGATCACGAGTCCAGCGGCGGAAAACAAATGCCTCCGGCGAGCGTTATGACGCGTCTGATCTTGATCATGGTTTGGCGGAAGCTTATCCGCAATCCCAACACGTACTCTAGCCTCATCGGTCTCATCTGGTCGCTCATCGCTTTCCG GTGGGGCGTTGCTATGCcaaaaataatagagaagtCGATCTCCATTCTGTCCGATGCTGGGCTAGGAATGGCTATGTTCAGTTTAG GTCTTTTTATGGCACTTCAACCAAAGATAATAGCATGTGGAAACTCGGTGGCCGGGTTTGCAATGGCCGTGAGATTCCTCACTGGCCCGGCTGTGATGGCTGCAGCCTCCATTGCTGTTGGGCTACGTGGCACCCTCCTCCACTTAGCTATTGTCCAG GCTGCACTTCCTCAAGGAATTGTTCCCTTTGTCTTTGCCAAGGAGTACAATGTTCATCCATCCATTCTGAGCACTGC GGTTATATTCGGGATGTTGATAGCATTACCGATTACGCTGGTTTACTATATCGTTCTCGGACTGTAA
- the LOC112198153 gene encoding homeobox-leucine zipper protein HOX3, whose protein sequence is MASLELTMSVPGLSSYPSLPSSVRDLDINQVPLAQRPDQEEILEDEEDSSNGSGGPPRKKLRLTKEQSRLLEESFRQHHTLNPRQKEALALQLKLRPRQVEVWFQNRRARSKLKQTEMECEYLKRWFGSLTEQNRRLQREVEELRAMKVGPPTVISPHTCEPLPASTLTMCPRCERITTTSTTTGPTKTKISAAANTALSSKVATPAL, encoded by the exons ATGGCGAGCTTGGAGTTGACTATGTCTGTTCCTGGCTTATCTTCCTACCCATCTCTTCCTTCCTCTG TGAGGGACTTGGACATAAACCAAGTACCATTGGCACAAAGACCAGATCAAGAAGAAATACTGGAGGACGAAGAAGATAGCAGCAACGGGTCGGGCGGCCCGCCCCGGAAGAAGCTCCGTCTCACAAAGGAACAGTCCCGTCTTCTCGAAGAGAGCTTCAGACAACACCACACCTTAAACCCC AGGCAGAAAGAGGCTTTGGCTTTGCAGTTGAAGCTGAGGCCACGCCAAGTTGAGGTGTGGTTTCAAAATCGTAGGGCCAG GAGCAAGCTGAAGCAAACAGAGATGGAATGCGAGTATTTGAAGAGATGGTTCGGATCACTGACTGAACAGAATAGGAGGCTGCAGAGGGAGGTCGAAGAGCTGAGGGCCATGAAAGTTGGTCCCCCAACTGTGATTTCCCCCCATACGTGCGAGCCTCTTCCGGCATCCACCCTCACTATGTGCCCTCGTTGCGAGCGAATCACCACCACGTCCACAACCACCGGCCCTACAAAGACAAAAATCTCGGCCGCTGCCAACACCGCCTTGTCCTCTAAAGTGGCGACGCCCGCCCTTTAA